AAAAACCTGCATGGCTTGCAAATTTGGGTGGCTTTGCCCAAGCATTTGGAAGAAATCGAACCGTCGTTTACGCACATTGCGCAAGAACAAATCCCAGTTTGGGAAGAAAATGGCTTACAAATACGACTCATTGCGGGCGAGGCTTTCGGCAGAAAATCGCCAGTGCCTGTGCATAGCCCTTTATATTTTATCGAAATAAAAAACAAAGCCGCTACCAAAGTGCCATTGGGCAAAGAGTTGTACGGCGAAAGTGCCTTGTACGTGTTGGAAGGCAGCATTACGGACGAAGGCAACACCTACGGCACTAAGCAAATTTTGGTGTCGCAAAATGCCAAACTTTGTGAATTTGAAATGAGCGAAAACAGCACCGTTTATATTTTTGGTGGCGAGCCATTTCCCGAAGAGCGTTTTATTTATTGGAATTTTGTATCGTCCAGCAAAGAGCGTTTGGATAAAGCCAAACAAGATTGGGCGAACCAAACTTTCCCGAAAATCGACGGTGAAACTGAGTTTACGCCGCTTCCTCAACCCAAATTCTAATTTGTTATGCCCACTGTAACCGCTCGAATAAACGAGCAAAATTATAAAACCGTCATTAGCACCGAAACCAATACGTTGATTGCCGACGAACCCAAAGCGTTGGGCGGCGAAGATTTAGGCTTTACGCCTTACGAACTGTTGGCCAGTGCGTTAGCTTCTTGTACGGCCATCACGTTACGAATGTACGCCGAGCGCAAAAACTGGAATACTGGCGAAATTGACGTGCAAGTAAGTCTTTCGGACGAACGCAACCCGACGATTTTTACGCGCATCATTACGTTTCAAAATCCTTTGGACGAAGCACAACATACGCGCCTTGTGGCGGTGGCCAACGCCTGCCCCACACACAAAATTTTGCAAGGAACTATCCAAATAAACACCGAAGCATAAAACCAAAACGCCATGACCATCGAACAATTTGACCGCGAAAGCAAAGGCTTTTTCAAAGCCACCGAAAACGACCAAACCGCAGGCCGCATGACCTACTCTTGGGCTGGTTCGGACAAATTCATTATTGACCACACGGAAGTAGAACCGCAGTTTAACGGGCAAGGCGTAGGCCGCAAACTGGTGATGGCCGCCGTGGCGTTTGCCCGCGAAAAAGGCCTCAAAATCATTCCGTTGTGTCCGTATGCCAAAAGCGTATTCGACAAAACACCCGAAATCGCCGATGTGCTTTCTAAGTAAACAGAAATTCACGCCAAAATTAAAAATTATCTATCTTAAACCTTATAGGATTTTGAAACCTATAAGGTTTTGTCTTTTCAATTCCTATCAAATTATCTCTTTAAATAGTTAAAAACTGAAATTTTATTAAACTTTAAAAGTGTTATTTTAGAATAATACAACACTTTCGTTATTTGCTTAACGCATTACACAAATAATAATAATACTGCCTTAACATTTGCCTCTGAAAGAAAATCTACCTTTGAGCCCAAAATTAAAGTAACCTGTATATGTTTGGATTAGAAGCTGGACTTTTTATTCTGCTTATCGTTTGTCTGTTGGCCGCTTGCGCCTTCGAATTTGTAAACGGATTTCACGACACAGCCAACGCCGTAGCAACTGTAATTTATACTAATTCCCTAAAGCCTTGGCACGCAGTAGTTTGGTCAGGTTTTTGCAATTTTTTGGGTGTATTTGCAGGTGGTATTGGGGTGGCGATGGGAATCGTGAATTTGCTTCCCGTAGAATCATTGATTGACCAAAATATTTATCACAGTATCGCGATGGTGTTGGCTTTGCTGCTCAGTGCCATTATTTGGAACGTAGGAACGTGGTATTACGGCCTTCCGAGTTCAAGTTCGCACACGCTGATTGGTTCTATTTTGGGTGTAGGCTTGGCCTTTTCTTTGCTCCCCGACAACGTGTCTGGCGCGGCGGTGAATTGGAAAAAAGCTGAAGAAATTGGTTTTTCGCTATTGCTTTCGCCTATTTTCGGGTTTAGTATGACCGTGTTTTTGATGTTTTTCTTGAAAAGAGTGGTAAGTCAGCCCGAAATTTTCAAAGAACCACACAAAACCAAAGCCCCGCCAATGTGGGTGCGAATCATCCTGATTCTGACTTGTACGGGCGTGAGTTTCTCGCACGGCTCCAACGACGGCCAAAAAGGTGTTGGGTTGGTCATGCTCATTCTGATTGGGATTTTGCCTGTGCATTTCGCGCTTAATTCGGAAAAAGACATCAATAACATTATGCCTTCGCTCCAAAAAATTG
This genomic stretch from Flexibacter flexilis DSM 6793 harbors:
- a CDS encoding pirin family protein, with the protein product MSNIDLIIEERAANIGNFMVGRLLPFRQKRAVGPFVFIDHMGPAKLSDLQNLDVLPHPHIGLSTLTFLFEGAIMHRDSVGSAIEIQPGAVNWMTAGSGVVHSERTPERLRHSSKNLHGLQIWVALPKHLEEIEPSFTHIAQEQIPVWEENGLQIRLIAGEAFGRKSPVPVHSPLYFIEIKNKAATKVPLGKELYGESALYVLEGSITDEGNTYGTKQILVSQNAKLCEFEMSENSTVYIFGGEPFPEERFIYWNFVSSSKERLDKAKQDWANQTFPKIDGETEFTPLPQPKF
- a CDS encoding OsmC family protein; the protein is MPTVTARINEQNYKTVISTETNTLIADEPKALGGEDLGFTPYELLASALASCTAITLRMYAERKNWNTGEIDVQVSLSDERNPTIFTRIITFQNPLDEAQHTRLVAVANACPTHKILQGTIQINTEA
- a CDS encoding GNAT family N-acetyltransferase; this encodes MTIEQFDRESKGFFKATENDQTAGRMTYSWAGSDKFIIDHTEVEPQFNGQGVGRKLVMAAVAFAREKGLKIIPLCPYAKSVFDKTPEIADVLSK
- a CDS encoding inorganic phosphate transporter, with the protein product MFGLEAGLFILLIVCLLAACAFEFVNGFHDTANAVATVIYTNSLKPWHAVVWSGFCNFLGVFAGGIGVAMGIVNLLPVESLIDQNIYHSIAMVLALLLSAIIWNVGTWYYGLPSSSSHTLIGSILGVGLAFSLLPDNVSGAAVNWKKAEEIGFSLLLSPIFGFSMTVFLMFFLKRVVSQPEIFKEPHKTKAPPMWVRIILILTCTGVSFSHGSNDGQKGVGLVMLILIGILPVHFALNSEKDINNIMPSLQKIELVVNKIDSTKLSYSEKIQLEQIQEKTADLKTYVSSGAAKTAKADPNNKGNFRVRKDILVISKNIEKLLGSENLLLTEADRNTLKELALSKDKVADENIRSYTDYSPLWVLGMISLSLGLGTMIGWKRIVTTIGEKIGKQHLTYAQGASAEMVAALTVSLATKFSLPVSTTHVLSSGIAGSMVASKGIKNLQAGTIKNILLAWLLTLPVSILLSGTLFLLLRWIL